The following proteins are encoded in a genomic region of Thermovenabulum gondwanense:
- the hag gene encoding flagellin Hag, with translation MRINHNLSAINAYRQLTVNNSSLQKSLEKLSSGLRINRAGDDAAGLAISEKMRGQIRGLLQASRNSQDGISLIQTAEGALNETHSILQRMRELVIQGGNIATNQPEDLNAIQDEINALISEIDGIKDRTQFNGKTLLNGDFSSSALIFQIGANQTQQLSLTIGDMSASSLGINSISVSGFTDASTINSAINAIDVAIEKVSSQRSALGAVQNRLEHTINNLDNAAENLTAAESRIRDVDMAKEMMEFTKMNILQQAATAMLAQANMLPQSVLKLLG, from the coding sequence ATGAGGATTAACCACAATTTAAGTGCTATAAATGCTTATCGACAGTTGACAGTTAATAATTCAAGTCTACAGAAATCTTTAGAGAAATTATCCTCTGGTCTTCGTATAAACAGAGCTGGAGATGATGCTGCAGGTCTAGCTATTTCTGAAAAAATGCGGGGTCAAATTCGTGGGTTGTTACAAGCTTCTCGTAATTCACAAGATGGAATTTCATTAATTCAAACAGCCGAAGGAGCGTTGAATGAAACACATTCAATACTCCAACGTATGCGTGAATTGGTAATTCAGGGTGGTAATATTGCAACCAATCAGCCAGAAGATTTAAATGCGATTCAAGATGAAATAAATGCCCTAATTTCTGAAATTGATGGAATTAAAGATCGTACTCAATTTAACGGAAAAACTTTATTAAACGGTGATTTTTCAAGTAGTGCATTAATTTTCCAAATAGGTGCTAATCAAACACAGCAATTGAGTTTAACTATTGGCGATATGAGTGCATCTTCATTGGGTATTAATAGCATTAGTGTAAGTGGCTTTACTGATGCTTCTACGATAAATTCAGCAATTAATGCTATTGATGTTGCAATAGAGAAAGTATCTTCACAAAGATCTGCACTAGGAGCTGTCCAAAATCGACTTGAACATACTATTAACAATTTGGACAATGCGGCAGAAAACCTTACTGCTGCCGAGTCTCGCATCCGCGATGTAGATATGGCAAAAGAAATGATGGAATTTACAAAGATGAATATACTTCAACAGGCTGCAACTGCAATGCTTGCTCAGGCGAATATGTTGCCGCAGTCGGTGCTTAAGCTATTAGGTTAA
- a CDS encoding glycosyltransferase has product MGGCTLISKNALRKGVSYDEIYNLTFWGEDRHFCVRAVALGFDLFVDTNYPAFHIYRETDLLRLEKYKHYVKDYGNNYIFLPGDRLVKKCQNKITLAMIIRNEADRYLSDVLNSVKDFIDNAVIVDDASTDNSEDVVRNILRNVPLLYHKNDVSKFSNEVELRKQLWDLTLTTKPDWILCLDADEVFEEKAKEKIRKIVEQPYYDVVSFRLYDFWNEKQYREDRYWNAHLRYWPLLIRYQPFFEYKWKETPQHCGRFPYNVTELPTTVSDMRVKHMGWAKEEDRLRKYNRYIQLDKDAKYGIKEQYESILDRNLNLVDWEEDEKNRNKNVYKTTTLSLCLITKDEEKNIARCINSVKDIVDEIVVVDTGSKDRTVEIAQSLGARVVHAKWEDDYSKARNIAIENATSDWILFLDADEEIKKEDIGKIRPLLNDDTVEAYIFKIVNYGGASVSSGLTEIHYNFRLFRNNGKIKYIYPIHENLMNIEENRMPVFKKADITILHYGYLNETRIEKNKTERYINILLRYLMEHPDDKFQHGNLAVEYFNAGDYNKALKHLLIATKGMDVNLFGATRLLRYLIQTYIALKDYDTALKLINDAKAYYIDIPDFKFLEGMLYITQKRYKKAIEMFKECLSMGEYEGLFITMGGTGSYRARYMIALCYEKLGRLHDAVKEYIEILKTNPNYQDVFVRLFDLFVRNEKPESVKEFFDKYVDKRNPANFAILAKLYMNIRRFDIAKEYLDEVDMDIAGLNTLKGIACMGMKDYQKAIGFFDKEHEKAKSDAIYHKILCYLILKEPEMARRILWEIEDSADKKLFLTIIGEIKASYDEVKDSYFKLLEKLIQFSEFDLFNELLKLYSGLFTRDDYVRYGHMMKDKGFDELAVTAYIKAADLNCEDPDVYTYLAQKALEQNMTDEAFAFAAKAFNIDGMDVDNYALMYRIYKVTGRNDEADRVSKSIKEIYPEIELEEIVQ; this is encoded by the coding sequence TTGGGAGGATGTACTTTAATAAGCAAGAATGCATTAAGAAAAGGTGTTTCATATGACGAAATTTACAATCTAACATTCTGGGGAGAAGATAGACATTTTTGTGTTCGTGCAGTTGCGTTAGGGTTTGACCTCTTTGTTGACACTAATTATCCTGCTTTTCATATTTATCGAGAAACGGATTTATTGAGATTAGAAAAATATAAACATTACGTGAAGGATTACGGTAATAATTACATTTTTTTGCCAGGAGATAGGTTAGTAAAAAAATGCCAGAACAAAATTACTTTGGCAATGATTATAAGAAATGAAGCCGATAGATATTTATCTGATGTATTAAATAGCGTAAAAGATTTTATTGATAATGCCGTAATAGTAGATGATGCTAGCACAGATAATTCCGAAGATGTAGTTAGAAACATATTACGAAATGTTCCTTTGCTTTATCATAAGAATGATGTATCAAAGTTTTCAAATGAAGTAGAATTGAGAAAACAATTGTGGGATCTGACTCTAACTACAAAACCTGATTGGATCCTTTGTTTAGATGCAGATGAAGTATTTGAGGAAAAAGCTAAGGAGAAAATTCGTAAAATAGTCGAACAACCTTATTACGATGTGGTAAGTTTTAGGTTATACGACTTTTGGAACGAAAAGCAATACAGAGAAGATAGATATTGGAACGCTCATTTAAGATATTGGCCCTTATTAATACGATATCAACCATTTTTCGAATATAAATGGAAAGAAACTCCCCAACATTGCGGTCGATTCCCTTATAATGTAACAGAATTACCAACTACTGTGAGCGATATGAGAGTAAAACATATGGGTTGGGCAAAAGAAGAAGATAGATTAAGAAAGTATAATAGATATATCCAGTTAGATAAGGATGCGAAATATGGAATTAAGGAGCAATATGAATCAATTTTAGATAGAAATCTAAATTTAGTAGATTGGGAGGAAGATGAAAAAAATAGGAATAAAAATGTTTACAAAACAACCACTCTCTCCCTCTGCCTCATCACAAAGGACGAAGAAAAAAACATAGCTCGATGCATAAACAGCGTTAAAGACATCGTAGACGAAATAGTGGTCGTGGATACTGGTTCTAAAGATAGAACGGTAGAAATCGCACAAAGCCTCGGCGCAAGGGTTGTACATGCGAAGTGGGAGGACGATTACAGCAAGGCAAGAAATATTGCAATCGAGAACGCTACGTCGGATTGGATATTGTTCCTAGATGCTGATGAGGAGATTAAAAAGGAGGATATAGGAAAAATACGGCCGCTTCTCAATGACGATACTGTGGAAGCGTACATCTTCAAAATCGTAAACTATGGAGGTGCGAGCGTTTCCAGCGGCCTTACCGAAATCCATTACAATTTTAGATTATTCCGGAACAACGGCAAGATTAAGTATATTTATCCCATTCATGAAAATCTGATGAATATTGAGGAAAACCGTATGCCAGTATTTAAGAAAGCTGATATAACAATACTACATTATGGCTACTTAAATGAAACGAGGATTGAAAAAAATAAGACCGAACGATACATAAACATATTGTTAAGATACCTTATGGAACATCCCGATGATAAATTCCAGCACGGCAATCTTGCAGTAGAGTATTTCAACGCAGGGGATTATAATAAAGCTTTAAAACATTTACTGATAGCGACAAAGGGTATGGATGTAAATTTATTTGGGGCAACGAGGCTCTTGAGATATTTGATACAGACATATATTGCTTTAAAAGATTATGATACGGCGTTAAAACTCATAAATGATGCGAAAGCCTATTATATAGATATCCCGGATTTTAAATTCCTGGAGGGTATGTTATACATAACTCAGAAGCGCTATAAGAAAGCCATTGAAATGTTTAAAGAATGCCTGTCCATGGGTGAATATGAAGGTTTATTTATTACTATGGGTGGGACAGGTAGCTACAGAGCAAGATATATGATTGCGCTTTGTTATGAAAAACTAGGCAGACTTCATGATGCTGTTAAAGAGTATATCGAAATTTTAAAAACCAATCCCAATTATCAAGATGTTTTTGTAAGGCTTTTTGACTTATTTGTACGAAATGAAAAACCTGAGAGTGTAAAGGAATTTTTCGATAAATACGTTGACAAGAGGAACCCTGCAAATTTTGCTATCCTTGCAAAGCTTTACATGAATATTAGAAGATTCGATATTGCAAAGGAATATCTCGATGAAGTCGATATGGACATAGCAGGGCTGAATACTTTAAAAGGCATTGCGTGTATGGGGATGAAAGACTATCAAAAAGCCATAGGGTTTTTTGACAAAGAGCATGAAAAGGCAAAAAGCGATGCGATTTACCACAAAATCTTATGTTATTTAATACTTAAAGAACCTGAAATGGCAAGAAGGATCTTATGGGAAATAGAAGATTCTGCAGACAAAAAACTTTTTCTTACGATTATAGGTGAAATAAAAGCAAGTTACGATGAAGTAAAAGATAGCTATTTTAAGCTACTTGAAAAACTAATTCAATTTAGTGAATTCGATTTGTTCAATGAACTGTTGAAGCTTTATTCAGGACTTTTTACCAGAGACGATTATGTGAGATACGGACATATGATGAAAGATAAAGGCTTTGACGAACTCGCAGTAACAGCCTATATAAAAGCTGCTGACCTTAACTGCGAAGACCCTGATGTTTATACATACCTTGCCCAAAAAGCATTGGAGCAGAATATGACTGACGAAGCATTTGCTTTTGCCGCAAAAGCTTTTAATATTGATGGAATGGATGTAGACAATTATGCTTTGATGTATAGGATATATAAAGTGACGGGGCGAAATGATGAGGCGGATAGAGTAAGTAAATCAATAAAGGAAATTTACCCCGAAATAGAACTTGAAGAAATTGTTCAATAA
- the csrA gene encoding carbon storage regulator CsrA: MLVLSRKKGEKLLIGDEVEITVVEIEGDRVKLGIHAPKGVKILRAELIEEIKGENIKALDFSLAAFAEVEKRKYRYD, encoded by the coding sequence ATGCTCGTCCTTTCAAGAAAAAAAGGAGAAAAACTTTTGATAGGCGATGAGGTGGAAATAACCGTTGTCGAAATCGAAGGGGACAGGGTAAAGCTCGGCATACACGCCCCAAAGGGCGTAAAAATTTTACGGGCGGAACTTATAGAGGAAATAAAAGGCGAAAATATTAAGGCTCTAGACTTTTCGTTGGCTGCTTTTGCAGAGGTAGAAAAAAGGAAGTATAGGTATGATTAG
- the fliW gene encoding flagellar assembly protein FliW produces MKINTKFFGEIEIEEEKIINFPNGIIGFEDLKRFVLIDHPGSDTIKWLQSVEEKDFALPVVDPLSFFPDYEPVINESDLKNLKLNSIEDGVVLCILTVPKNPESTTVNLKAPIVLNPLNRLGDQLIAENPDYQIKQPVKIFTESLKES; encoded by the coding sequence ATGAAAATAAATACTAAATTTTTCGGCGAGATAGAAATAGAAGAAGAAAAAATAATAAATTTTCCAAACGGCATAATTGGCTTTGAAGACTTAAAAAGATTCGTCCTCATCGATCACCCGGGAAGCGATACAATAAAATGGCTTCAATCGGTGGAGGAAAAGGATTTTGCACTGCCGGTTGTGGACCCTTTAAGTTTTTTCCCGGACTATGAACCAGTCATAAACGAAAGCGATTTAAAAAACCTGAAGCTTAATTCTATTGAGGATGGCGTAGTACTTTGCATTCTTACCGTCCCCAAGAACCCCGAAAGTACAACGGTTAACCTGAAAGCCCCTATCGTATTAAATCCGTTAAACCGCCTCGGAGACCAGCTCATCGCCGAAAACCCTGACTATCAGATAAAACAGCCCGTAAAAATTTTTACGGAAAGCCTAAAGGAAAGCTAA
- a CDS encoding nucleotidyltransferase substrate binding protein translates to MRERIVERFNDFKNALQRLEEGINFEPSNEIVIDGVIQRFEFTFELAWKLLKDILEYEGIEVKSPRSAIKESYKAGLVSDGEAWIDMMIDRNKTSHVYDEKEAKAIYNKIKSFYMGLLKELKDYAERYVRE, encoded by the coding sequence ATGAGAGAAAGGATCGTTGAAAGGTTTAATGACTTTAAAAATGCTTTGCAAAGGCTGGAAGAAGGCATAAATTTTGAACCTTCGAATGAGATAGTTATAGATGGAGTTATCCAGAGGTTTGAGTTTACCTTTGAACTTGCTTGGAAACTCCTTAAGGATATTCTTGAATATGAAGGAATTGAAGTTAAAAGCCCGAGAAGCGCAATTAAGGAAAGCTACAAAGCAGGATTAGTATCCGATGGAGAGGCGTGGATAGACATGATGATTGACAGGAATAAAACATCTCATGTTTACGATGAAAAGGAAGCTAAAGCGATTTATAATAAGATTAAATCATTCTACATGGGGTTATTAAAAGAACTCAAAGACTATGCGGAAAGGTATGTAAGAGAATAA
- a CDS encoding nucleotidyltransferase domain-containing protein has translation MISEKLKNKDKEIFMDDKILKELSKIFNKYCSVQKVFLFGSRARGDYKNTSDVDIAVFSENISDREFNLLVDEINEIDTALSFDVVHFEKLKKDSLKENIIKDGVLIYERKDR, from the coding sequence ATGATTTCTGAAAAACTTAAAAATAAGGATAAAGAAATTTTTATGGATGATAAAATATTGAAGGAATTGTCAAAAATATTTAATAAGTACTGCAGTGTTCAAAAAGTTTTCCTATTCGGCTCAAGAGCAAGGGGAGATTATAAAAATACTTCGGATGTGGATATCGCCGTTTTTTCAGAAAATATTTCGGATAGGGAGTTTAACCTGCTCGTAGATGAAATAAACGAAATAGATACCGCCCTGTCTTTCGATGTAGTTCATTTTGAGAAGTTAAAAAAGGATTCCTTGAAAGAAAATATAATTAAGGATGGGGTTTTAATATATGAGAGAAAGGATCGTTGA
- a CDS encoding DUF6470 family protein has product MQIYNLDIQFSFGELGISYKKGNMDIKRDITGGFDLQKSQPELQLNIEYPKLEKIDLKAPFSEIGLADMPTLSRQWFYEAQDLTWQAVEKIAREGDELGAIEKGVSISELAEFNAFPEKDYNVDLIPKSPPEIYFQEGKVNASLKEGFVRVNINPFPVDISYEYGDVKTYLQKPPYIKITPVKVGEHVDLKI; this is encoded by the coding sequence ATGCAAATTTACAATCTCGATATACAATTTTCCTTCGGCGAGCTCGGGATAAGTTACAAAAAAGGGAATATGGATATAAAAAGAGATATTACCGGCGGATTTGATTTGCAAAAAAGCCAGCCCGAGCTTCAATTAAATATAGAATATCCGAAACTTGAAAAAATAGACTTAAAAGCCCCTTTTTCCGAAATAGGCCTTGCCGACATGCCCACCCTTTCAAGGCAGTGGTTTTACGAGGCCCAGGATTTAACCTGGCAGGCGGTGGAGAAAATAGCAAGGGAGGGCGATGAACTTGGTGCCATAGAAAAGGGGGTATCCATTTCCGAATTGGCGGAATTTAACGCCTTTCCCGAGAAGGACTACAATGTGGATTTAATACCTAAATCTCCACCCGAAATATATTTTCAGGAAGGGAAGGTAAATGCATCCTTAAAAGAAGGATTTGTAAGGGTAAATATAAACCCCTTTCCCGTGGATATATCCTACGAATACGGCGATGTAAAAACTTATTTGCAAAAACCGCCTTATATAAAGATTACCCCTGTGAAGGTAGGGGAGCATGTGGATTTGAAAATTTAA
- the flgL gene encoding flagellar hook-associated protein FlgL codes for MILRVTQGMITEAFMRNLSYNLKRLGEKEDQLSSGKKVRLPSDDPVSAVLAMRLRNTLLSLEQYSKNVDDAVTWLQNTETALQNTGEILQRIRELTVYGSNGTLTASDRAAILDEITQLKEQILQEANSSYNNRYLFGGYYTDTQPFSYDTSGKIVANTAFDLPSKVTVVSDGGTGIKSSAVDLSKLGSGISAGNYKIIVTNFNDTAKTADVEIQDDSGNAIARAVGISVNQDNQRIYEVDGSGNPDSTKDFVLNLKNFNIISNGTAQVTISKEKAKSYNLGRLNTMDVSLYGDEVFGEIFKVVEEIEDALKNDNPQSLSSKLSDLDNAINTLLKFRSQVGAKINRLEATRTRIENNKIDYTSLLSNTEDVDIAKVIMELKMEENVYRASLAVGARVIQPSLVDFLR; via the coding sequence TTGATTTTGCGCGTAACTCAAGGGATGATTACTGAAGCTTTTATGAGGAATCTTTCCTACAACTTAAAAAGGCTCGGGGAAAAGGAGGACCAGCTTTCTTCAGGGAAAAAGGTCAGGCTTCCCTCGGATGATCCTGTCTCTGCCGTACTGGCCATGAGGCTCAGGAACACCCTTTTATCCTTAGAGCAGTATTCCAAAAACGTGGATGATGCGGTCACATGGCTTCAGAACACCGAAACCGCTCTGCAAAACACCGGTGAAATCCTGCAGAGGATAAGGGAACTTACCGTATACGGCTCCAACGGTACATTGACCGCCAGCGACAGGGCTGCAATATTAGATGAAATCACCCAGCTAAAAGAGCAGATACTTCAGGAGGCAAACTCTTCCTATAATAATAGGTACCTCTTTGGAGGATACTACACCGATACACAGCCTTTTTCTTACGATACAAGCGGAAAAATTGTGGCAAACACTGCTTTTGATTTGCCCTCAAAGGTTACCGTTGTATCCGATGGCGGCACCGGGATAAAATCTTCGGCAGTGGATTTAAGCAAGTTAGGGAGTGGGATTTCAGCAGGGAATTATAAAATAATTGTAACTAATTTTAACGACACCGCTAAAACCGCGGATGTTGAAATACAGGACGATAGCGGAAATGCTATTGCAAGAGCGGTAGGCATCAGCGTAAACCAGGATAATCAAAGGATATATGAAGTTGATGGAAGCGGTAACCCCGACTCCACTAAAGATTTTGTTTTAAACCTTAAAAACTTCAATATTATCAGCAACGGCACCGCTCAGGTAACAATTTCAAAAGAAAAAGCAAAATCCTATAATCTCGGCAGATTAAACACCATGGATGTTAGCCTTTACGGTGACGAGGTTTTCGGTGAGATTTTCAAGGTGGTGGAAGAAATAGAGGATGCATTAAAAAATGATAATCCTCAAAGCCTTTCATCAAAGCTTTCGGATTTGGATAATGCCATAAACACCCTTTTAAAATTCCGCTCCCAGGTGGGTGCTAAAATAAACCGCCTGGAAGCTACAAGGACCAGGATTGAAAACAACAAGATCGATTATACTTCGCTTCTTTCCAATACCGAGGATGTGGATATTGCAAAGGTAATAATGGAATTAAAGATGGAGGAAAACGTCTACAGGGCATCCCTTGCAGTAGGAGCAAGGGTCATTCAGCCCAGCCTTGTGGACTTTTTAAGATAA
- the flgK gene encoding flagellar hook-associated protein FlgK: protein MYSGFFGIEIAKKALFANQKAQQNVAHNIANANTEGYSRQRVVLESTYTKPFAGLFTGAGAVQIGTGVTIGDITRIRDNFTDRQFRGENSSLGQWSVQTDILKQVEAVFNEPSDIGISSVLTQFWQALEELSKNPEAIEIRETVKERAVTLADTINHTSRQLNEILGDVNFRIAVKVDEINSLAKQIASLNGEIRHMELSGTTAADLRDKRDLLLDQLSKIVDIETYEDQNGLFSVNVGGAILVKGTDYNTVSFDQTDLTAIPEWVGFNIDLNSKKGELFGLIELRDKKVGAYLNDLKTFAQTFANKFNEIHKSGYDLYGNPGVDFFLYNPLDSGDILFVNTEIIRDLKKIAAAETSTGIPGDNRNALKLADLRQKYLNELNGSLDDFYSALISRIGIDSQQAKRMAEAQEYMVSQLDERRKEISSVSIDEEMAKMIMYQHAYNAAARMITTMDEMMERILNMGIVGR, encoded by the coding sequence ATGTACTCCGGATTTTTTGGGATAGAAATAGCTAAAAAAGCTCTTTTTGCAAACCAGAAGGCTCAGCAAAACGTTGCCCACAACATAGCAAATGCCAACACCGAAGGATATTCAAGACAGAGGGTGGTCTTAGAGTCTACCTATACAAAACCTTTTGCGGGGCTTTTTACAGGAGCGGGTGCGGTGCAGATAGGCACCGGTGTAACCATAGGAGATATTACGAGGATAAGGGATAACTTCACCGACAGGCAATTTAGGGGCGAAAACTCTTCCCTGGGCCAGTGGAGTGTGCAGACGGATATATTAAAACAGGTGGAAGCGGTATTTAACGAGCCTTCGGATATAGGAATTTCTTCAGTGCTTACGCAGTTTTGGCAGGCATTGGAAGAGCTTTCAAAAAACCCCGAGGCCATCGAGATAAGGGAAACAGTAAAGGAAAGGGCTGTAACCCTTGCGGACACCATAAACCATACTTCAAGGCAGTTAAACGAGATTTTAGGTGATGTAAACTTCAGGATAGCGGTAAAGGTGGACGAGATAAACAGCCTTGCAAAGCAGATTGCCTCTTTAAACGGGGAGATAAGGCATATGGAGCTTTCGGGCACTACCGCCGCTGACCTTAGGGACAAGAGAGACCTTTTATTGGACCAGCTTTCAAAAATAGTGGACATTGAAACCTATGAGGACCAGAACGGGCTATTTTCCGTAAATGTGGGCGGAGCAATACTTGTAAAGGGCACCGATTACAATACCGTGAGCTTTGACCAGACGGATTTAACCGCAATACCCGAATGGGTAGGGTTTAATATAGATTTAAATTCTAAGAAAGGCGAGCTTTTTGGGCTAATTGAATTGAGGGACAAAAAGGTAGGGGCATATTTGAACGACTTAAAAACCTTTGCCCAAACCTTTGCAAATAAATTCAACGAAATACATAAGAGCGGATACGATTTATACGGAAACCCGGGTGTAGATTTTTTCCTGTATAATCCTTTGGATTCGGGAGACATTTTATTTGTGAACACCGAAATTATCCGGGATTTAAAAAAGATAGCGGCTGCCGAAACCTCTACCGGCATTCCCGGGGACAACCGCAATGCCTTAAAACTTGCGGATTTAAGGCAGAAGTATTTAAATGAGCTAAACGGAAGCCTTGACGACTTTTACAGTGCCCTTATATCCAGGATAGGTATAGATTCCCAGCAGGCAAAAAGGATGGCCGAAGCCCAGGAATATATGGTGAGCCAGTTAGATGAGAGGAGAAAGGAGATTTCCTCCGTTTCCATAGATGAAGAAATGGCAAAGATGATAATGTACCAGCATGCCTACAATGCGGCGGCAAGGATGATAACGACCATGGATGAGATGATGGAAAGAATATTGAACATGGGTATTGTGGGAAGGTAG
- a CDS encoding flagellar protein FlgN produces MELKDVDFGVLLKNLKEQLSIYEELLEIAKKKTDILVKNDIKHLEEITAIEQEMIVKLGKLEEERQEFIKDCSSHLNLNEDMVNSSYMINLFPEEIKKEMDEVTGKLRSTLQNLDEKNRLNESLIKSALEFINNSIELLVDAAKFRAGYGADGKLSEKEGMRIIDKKL; encoded by the coding sequence ATGGAATTAAAAGATGTGGATTTCGGGGTTCTTTTAAAAAATCTAAAAGAGCAGCTTTCCATTTACGAAGAACTTTTGGAAATAGCAAAGAAAAAGACGGACATCCTGGTAAAAAATGATATAAAGCATTTAGAAGAAATTACCGCAATAGAACAGGAAATGATTGTGAAACTCGGAAAATTAGAGGAGGAAAGGCAAGAATTTATAAAAGACTGTTCTTCTCATCTTAATTTAAATGAAGACATGGTAAATTCTTCCTATATGATCAACCTTTTTCCGGAAGAAATTAAAAAAGAAATGGACGAAGTAACCGGCAAATTAAGGAGCACCCTTCAAAACCTGGACGAAAAAAACCGTTTAAACGAAAGCCTTATAAAAAGCGCATTGGAATTTATAAACAATTCCATAGAACTTCTCGTAGATGCGGCAAAATTTAGAGCGGGATATGGTGCGGATGGAAAGCTATCGGAAAAGGAAGGCATGAGGATTATTGATAAAAAATTGTGA